The following are encoded in a window of Urocitellus parryii isolate mUroPar1 chromosome 7, mUroPar1.hap1, whole genome shotgun sequence genomic DNA:
- the Armc7 gene encoding armadillo repeat-containing protein 7 isoform X2 yields the protein MAQKPKVDPHVGRLGYLQALVTEFQETESQDAKEQVLANLANFAYDPSNYQYLRQLQGASATCAQTGPTRTTFCKQVASHSSPTACPVPTRRQCCPQLPRSCT from the exons ATGGCCCAGAAGCCGAAGGTAGACCCCCATGTCGGGCGGCTGGGGTATCTGCAGGCACTGGTCACGGAATTCCAGGAAACCGAGAGCCAAG ACGCCAAGGAGCAAGTCCTCGCCAACCTTGCCAACTTCGCCTATGACCCCAGCAACTACCAGTATCTGCGGCAACTACAA GGGGCCTCTGCAACCTGTGCTCAGACAGGGCCAACAAGGACCACATTCTGCAAGCAGGTGGCATCCCACTCATCACCAACTGCCTGTCCAGTCCCAACGAGGAGACAGTGTTGTCCGCAGTTACCACGCTCATGTACCTGA
- the Armc7 gene encoding armadillo repeat-containing protein 7 isoform X1 codes for MAQKPKVDPHVGRLGYLQALVTEFQETESQDAKEQVLANLANFAYDPSNYQYLRQLQVVDLFLDSLSEENETLVEFAIGGLCNLCSDRANKDHILQAGGIPLITNCLSSPNEETVLSAVTTLMYLSSPGASSHHELTSTPVVQCMLRFSLSANTRLRNLAQIFLEDYCSPSQVAEARSWQAHSAMGIPLPRTEAPQQP; via the exons ATGGCCCAGAAGCCGAAGGTAGACCCCCATGTCGGGCGGCTGGGGTATCTGCAGGCACTGGTCACGGAATTCCAGGAAACCGAGAGCCAAG ACGCCAAGGAGCAAGTCCTCGCCAACCTTGCCAACTTCGCCTATGACCCCAGCAACTACCAGTATCTGCGGCAACTACAAGTCGTGGATTTATTTCTCGATTCTCTGTCGGAAGAGAATGAGACCTTGGTGGAGTTCGCTATTG GGGGCCTCTGCAACCTGTGCTCAGACAGGGCCAACAAGGACCACATTCTGCAAGCAGGTGGCATCCCACTCATCACCAACTGCCTGTCCAGTCCCAACGAGGAGACAGTGTTGTCCGCAGTTACCACGCTCATGTACCTGAGTTCACCAGGTGCCAGCTCCCACCACGAGCTGACTTCCACACCTGTGGTCCAGTGCATGCTGCGCTTCTCTCTTTCTGCCAATACAAGGCTCCGGAACCTGGCCCAGATCTTCCTGGAGGACTACTGTTCCCCAAGTCAGGTGGCTGAAGCTCGTAGCTGGCAGGCCCACTCTGCCATGGGTATCCCACTGCCAAGGACTGAGGCCCCGCAGCAACCCTGA